In Carassius gibelio isolate Cgi1373 ecotype wild population from Czech Republic chromosome B13, carGib1.2-hapl.c, whole genome shotgun sequence, one genomic interval encodes:
- the sgpl1 gene encoding sphingosine-1-phosphate lyase 1 yields the protein MDYRSALEEYKEMALLYIEEARRFVNSQCAGLEPWQIIATTLLFTLGVVWLKGFLFQPESLTSRVKKQFFKIIRKIPFIGAAIQDQLNKALDDMSVSLCTLKEGMSYTKLLPAQGLTHKQLLDKIREYETLSEVDWAKGKVSGAVYWGDEKLTDLLVKVYGEFAWSNPLHPDLFPGVRKMEAEVVRMTCALFNGGPDSCGTVTSGGTESILMACKAYRDMAHERGIKHPEIIAPLSVHAAFDKAAHYFGMKLIHIPLDKKTMKVDVKAMRRAISRNTAMLVCSAPQFPHGIIDPIVEVAKLAVKYNIPFHVDACLGGFLIVFMEKAGFKLDPFDFRVKGVTSISADTHKYGYAPKGSSVVLYSEKKYRHYQYFVAPDWQGGIYASPSMAGSRPGGIIAACWATMMHMGEKGYVEATKKVVETARKIKAGIRQIDGVFVFGDPEVSVVALGSDVFDIFRLSNALTSKSWNLNTLQFPSSIHICVTMLHTQPGVAEQFISDVKREVAIIMKNPKEKTTGMGAIYGMAQSIPDRSMVTEVSQGFLDCLYSTEVPKIQSKQHKNHKNHLNGNSKAH from the exons AGTGCCTTGGAGGAGTATAAAGAGATGGCTCTACTGTACATAGAGGAGGCTCGGCGCTTCGTGAATTCTCAGTGTGCTGGTCTGGAGCCATGGCAGATCATTGCAACCACTTTGCTGTTCACACTTGGTGTGGTGTGGCTAAAGGGCTTCCTTTTCCAACCAGAGA GTCTGACGTCAAGGGTAAAGAAGCAGTTCTTTAAAATCATCAGAAAAATCCCCTTTATTGGAGCAGCG ATTCAAGATCAGCTCAACAAGGCATTGGATGACATGTCAGTGAGTCTGTGCACGCTGAAGGAAGGCATGAGCTACACCAAACTCCTGCCTGCGCAGGGCCTCACCCACAAACAGCTCCTTGACAAGATCAGGGAGTATGAGACACTGA GTGAGGTAGACTGGGCAAAAGGCAAAGTGTCCGGTGCAGTCTACTGGGGGGATGAGAAGCTCACAGATCTCCTGGTGAAG GTGTATGGGGAGTTTGCCTGGTCCAACCCCCTCCACCCAGACCTGTTCCCTGGGGTTAGGAAGATGGAGGCAGAAGTGGTGCGGATGACGTGTGCCCTCTTTAATGGAGGCCCAGACTCCTGTGGCACA GTTACTTCAGGTGGAACAGAAAGCATCTTGATGGCATGCAAGGCCTACAGAGACATGGCTCATGAACGTGGCATTAAACACCCAGAGAT TATTGCACCACTGAGCGTCCATGCAGCGTTTGACAAAGCAGCACATTATTTTGGGATGAAGCTCATTCACATACCTCTAGACAAGAAGACCATGAAAGTCGATGTGAAG GCAATGAGGAGGGCCATCTCTAGAAACACAGCAATGCTGGTGTGTTCAGCACCTCAGTTCCCCCATGGAATTATTGACCCTATAGTAGAAGTGGCGAAG CTTGCAGTGAAATACAACATCCCATTCCATGTGGATGCATGTTTGGGAGGGTTCCTAATAGTTTTTATGGAAAAGGCGGGTTTCAAACTTGATCCTTTTGATTTCCGGGTCAAAGGTGTGACCAGTATCTCAGCAGATACACATAAG TATGGTTATGCTCCCAAAGGTTCCTCAGTGGTGCTATACAGTGAGAAGAAGTATCGCCACTACCAGTATTTCGTAGCACCTGATTGGCAGGGAGGAATTTATGCGTCTCCGTCCATGGCTGGCTCTCGGCCTGGAGGCATAATTGCTGCCTGTTGGGCTACTATGATGCACATGGGTGAGAAGGGATATGTTGAAGCCACCAAGAAAGTTGTTGAGACAGCCCGTAAAATCAAAGCAGG AATCCGTCAAATTGATGGGGTGTTTGTATTCGGGGACCCAGAAGTGTCTGTGGTGGCACTAGGCTCTGATGTTTTTGACATCTTTCGCTTATCTAATGCACTGACTTCAAAGAGCTGGAATCTCAACACTCTGCAGTTTCCATCTAG CATCCATATTTGTGTCACAATGCTACACACACAGCCTGGTGTAGCGGAGCAGTTCATCAGCGATGTGAAGAGAGAAGTAGCCATTATCATGAAGAATCCTAAAGAGAAGACTACGGGAATG GGAGCCATCTATGGTATGGCCCAGTCCATTCCTGACCGATCGATGGTGACTGAGGTCTCACAGGGCTTTCTGGACTGCCTCTATAGCACTGAGGTTCCCAAGATACAGAGCAAGCAGCACAAAAACCATAAGAACCACTTGAATGGCAACTCCAAAGCGCACTGA